AGACCTGCCGCGTTATACCGTTTCCGCAAACAATCATTAACCGTTGCTAATATAATTTGAAATAGGAATTAACAGCTGGGGTCGGGACATGGACGACTTGTTGTCTATATCCCGGCTCCGGAATTGAAGCCGAGTGTTATTTAAAAATTTATAAAAAATTAAGGGAGGATATGTGAACAAAGTCGGCGTAGTAGTAGGAAGATTCCAGGTAGATTCCCCCCATGAGGGACACCGCATGCTTCTTGAAGAAGTACACAAAAAACACGGAAAAGTTTTAATCTGCCTTGGCTGCTCCCCTGTACGGCTTTCACCAGATGATCCGCTGGATTACCCGACAAGGGCCAGAATGATGCAAACAGCTTTTCCTTGGGCCACCATTGTCCCTCTTGAAGATTACGACTCAGATGAAAAGTGGTCTCAAAATCTAGATACTGTCATTGCCAAAACATTTCCGACCGATAGCGCAATATTATACGGCTCCCGTGAAAGCTTTATACCAAGATATTCTGGAAAATGGCCAACCAAGGAAATAGAGACGATTACCGTTCCGTCCGGAACGGATCTACGTAGAAAAATAGCCCAAAGTGTCCGGGATTCCAGGGATTTCCGCGCGGGGGTTATTTACGCCTGCGCTAATCGTTTCCCAATTTCCTATCAAACTGTGGACATAGGGATAATACAAAAATCTACCGACGGCAAACCAGAAAAAGTCCTTCTGTGCAGAAAAAGTGGCGAAGACGGATTACGGTTTATCGGCGGGTTCATGGAACC
This sequence is a window from Candidatus Yanofskybacteria bacterium. Protein-coding genes within it:
- a CDS encoding NUDIX domain-containing protein, which encodes MNKVGVVVGRFQVDSPHEGHRMLLEEVHKKHGKVLICLGCSPVRLSPDDPLDYPTRARMMQTAFPWATIVPLEDYDSDEKWSQNLDTVIAKTFPTDSAILYGSRESFIPRYSGKWPTKEIETITVPSGTDLRRKIAQSVRDSRDFRAGVIYACANRFPISYQTVDIGIIQKSTDGKPEKVLLCRKSGEDGLRFIGGFMEPGDDNLETRAKREVFEEANIEIRELEPIGSMPVDDWRYRGRNDGIMTFLFAATYIFGSPQAGDDVEEVRWVRLESLPRCLTKEHQPLGIRFLEHIKEQNERRKS